CATGGCAAAACTGCCCATCATCAGCAATGTGGTTCCGTCTATAAGGCTTAGATGCTCAGTAGCCTGTATTGCTCTGAAAGGAAGGTAAGACATTAAAAAGTACATGAACCAAATGAGGATGGTATGGGCAATGAATTCTTTTTTACGTTTCAGCGTGCCAATAGTTTTAATGCCGGCAAGAAATCCAAGCAGCAAATCCTTCAGTTTCTTGTAAAAGGATAATTTCCTGATCATTGGCATGCTGAATCTAAGCAAAAAATAAAACAGCACTACGGCAAGTAAAACGCTAATGCCTAGCAATGTAACGAGCCGTAATCCGGAAGGCATTTGTTCACTCAGATGCGACCAGATCATCTTATCAAGAAATCCTCTCAGGAAACTGAATTGTGCAATGATGACGAAAAAGCCAATGATTGCGATACAAATCACATCGAATATTCGCTCGGAAATAACGGTTCCAAAAAGCCCGTTTAATGGAATGTTTTGTTTCCGGCTCAGCACCGTGCAGCGTGTAACTTCACCCAAACGCGGGAAAATGGTGTTCGCAAAATACCCCATGATGGTAGCATGAAATGTTGTACCCAGCGTGGTTTTGTAGCCCAGGGCATTGATCATGATATTCCAGCGGGCTGCGCGGCTAACATGGGCAATAAGTGCAGGTATCAGTGAGAGTATAATCCAGAAATACTTAGCCTGCCTGAATTCCAGACCAATTTTACTGAGGTCAAGCCCGCGAAGTGCAAGCCAAAGCAATGTAAGTCCAACCGACAGAAAGAGGATGTACTTGAGAGCCGCTACAATTTTTTTTTTCAAAGCTTAGGAAAGTTTGTTCTGGGCATTGGGAAAAATAATGGCAGGCATAACAGATGCAGCTTCGTTTGCGGGGATGATACCAAAGGCCACGATGATAACCAGGTCGCCGGGCTGAACCTTACGGGCGGCAGCTCCATTGAGGATTATTTGTCCTGCTCCGCGTTTCCCTTTGATCACGTAAGTTTCAAGGCGTTCGCCATTGTTAATGTTTAGCACCTGAACCTTTTCGAACTCAATGAGGTTTGCGGCATCCATCAGATCTTCATCAATAGTTACGCTTCCGACGTAATTCAGGTTGGCATCGGTTACGGTTGCCCGGTGGATTTTTGACTTTAAAACTTCAATCTGCATCATGGCGCAAAATTACTAAAAAAACAATATGTTGTCTATCAGCCTTACCCCGCCAATGTATGCAGCTATACAGCCTCTTACGGTTTGGCCTGTTTTCCATTCCTGAACCGGTAAAAGCGTTTCGGCGTCTACCAGGTTGAAGTACTCAGTTTGAAGGCCGCTTATGGAGTCGAGCTCTTGTATAACCCATTTCTCACATTCCTGCGGAAGTATCGCCGGAACCATTTCTTTAGCCCGGCTCATGGTTCGGAAAATAGCTGAGGCTTTTTGCCGGTCGTCAACACTTAATCTCTCATTGCGCGAACTCATTGCGAGTCCCGATGGTTCGCGAAGGGTAGGGCAAGGGACAATTTCAACAGGAATCTTAAGCATTTTAACGAGCGCTTTGATAATGGCCAGTTGCTGAAAATCTTTCTCGCCAAAATATGACCGATGAGGCTGAACAATATCAAATAATTTTTTCACCACCACGGCTACACCGTTAAAATGCCCAGGTCTGAATTGCCCTTCCATGACTTTGTCGAGATGGCCGAAGTCGTAAAGGATTTTGTTTTCTTCAGGGTACATTTCGCTGGCGGAGGGCATAAACACTAGGTCGCAGCCGGCTTCTTTGAACATTTTCAAGTCAACATCTTCTGTTCTTGGATATTTCTCAAGGTCATCGGGATTATTGAACTGGATGGGGTTCACAAAAATGCTGCAGACTTTAAAATCATTTTCTTTGCGCGAGCGTTCCTGCAAAGAAATATGTCCCTGATGCAGGGCTCCCATTGTAGGAACAAAGCCAATGGTTTTCCCGGCTTCGCGAACCTTTACAACTTCAGCCGTTGTTTCAGGGATGGATTTGGTGATGAGCATGATGGTTAAATGTTGAATCGGTTGTCATACAGTTGTTATACATTGTCATATAGTTGAAAAACGATTGTCACTTAGTAGTCATTCAATTGAAATACAATTGTCATACATTGACATGCAGGTGTAATTCGATTGCTGTTTCACTGTTGAAATACATCGTTTCAAGGTTGTCATTTCTTTCCAACTGAGGCGATGTAATTATTTAATTTGACGCTGATGTCTTTGATTTCATTGCTGAATGCACTGAAATCATCTACTGAAATCAAATCGCGGTTTATTGCTTTTGTGATCCATGTTTTTGTTTCAAAAAGGGAACCGCAGGAATAATAGAAGAAATTCTTTGATTCACGATAATGATATCGGCCAAAGCCCTCACTAAGGTTCGCAGCAATGGAATCAACAGATTTTACAAGTTGTTTGCCGATTGTATCCTTAGCAAACCAATCCCAATTAATTACAAGATTCCACACCTTTTCACCAAGCGCCATTGTTTGCTGGTATACTCTTAATTCTTCCAAATCCATGATGAATAATTATTTGTGAAAATCTATTTGCAAAAAAATCAACCATTAATTCCTGACCACTGTATTTCTATTGTTTTTCGATGTATGACAACTGTATTTCCACCGTATTTCAATTGAATGACTATTGTATTTCAATTGTATGACAACGTATGACAATTGCCTGACCCAGCAAAAGTCACAAAGCCAACTATTTCAAAGATCCATGTTTCAGATCTCAATGATCCCTTTCCGAATCGCAAACTTCACCAGATCAACAGTAGTCCGCAGCTTGAGT
The Bacteroidales bacterium genome window above contains:
- a CDS encoding flippase-like domain-containing protein, whose protein sequence is MKKKIVAALKYILFLSVGLTLLWLALRGLDLSKIGLEFRQAKYFWIILSLIPALIAHVSRAARWNIMINALGYKTTLGTTFHATIMGYFANTIFPRLGEVTRCTVLSRKQNIPLNGLFGTVISERIFDVICIAIIGFFVIIAQFSFLRGFLDKMIWSHLSEQMPSGLRLVTLLGISVLLAVVLFYFLLRFSMPMIRKLSFYKKLKDLLLGFLAGIKTIGTLKRKKEFIAHTILIWFMYFLMSYLPFRAIQATEHLSLIDGTTLLMMGSFAMVIPVPAGIGAYHWIVTRTLTDLFGIVSESAASYAVLAHASQLIFVVLLGGISMLVVMVHKTQALNVKIRSHTE
- a CDS encoding aspartate 1-decarboxylase — protein: MQIEVLKSKIHRATVTDANLNYVGSVTIDEDLMDAANLIEFEKVQVLNINNGERLETYVIKGKRGAGQIILNGAAARKVQPGDLVIIVAFGIIPANEAASVMPAIIFPNAQNKLS
- a CDS encoding pantoate--beta-alanine ligase; protein product: MLITKSIPETTAEVVKVREAGKTIGFVPTMGALHQGHISLQERSRKENDFKVCSIFVNPIQFNNPDDLEKYPRTEDVDLKMFKEAGCDLVFMPSASEMYPEENKILYDFGHLDKVMEGQFRPGHFNGVAVVVKKLFDIVQPHRSYFGEKDFQQLAIIKALVKMLKIPVEIVPCPTLREPSGLAMSSRNERLSVDDRQKASAIFRTMSRAKEMVPAILPQECEKWVIQELDSISGLQTEYFNLVDAETLLPVQEWKTGQTVRGCIAAYIGGVRLIDNILFF
- a CDS encoding four helix bundle protein, with the translated sequence MDLEELRVYQQTMALGEKVWNLVINWDWFAKDTIGKQLVKSVDSIAANLSEGFGRYHYRESKNFFYYSCGSLFETKTWITKAINRDLISVDDFSAFSNEIKDISVKLNNYIASVGKK